The Brevundimonas sp. SORGH_AS_0993 genome segment GCGCCCGTCCAGGCCGAAGCGGCGTAAGTTTTCGCTTGCAGAAGGGACCGATCCGGGGCACATGCGCCGCCCCGGCTGCGGTCCCTTCGTCTATCGGTTAGGACGTCAGGTTTTCAACCTGAAAAGAGGGGTTCGACTCCCCTAGGGACTGCCACCGGCGTCGCCCTTCTCTGATCGTCGTCGAGCTTTCGCTCCGCTCTCGGATTAGGAGTTCAGTAACCATTTTGTCCGGATCGAGGCGATAAGTCTCTCGATTCACGGACTTTTTTCGGACGCAGTCAGGAACTATCCACAGGGACTGTGGTTAACCGCATGTTACCTCGGCGCAGAAGCGCGCTCTCCTCCTCCTGATCCGAGATCTCCATGTTCATCGCCATCGCCCGTCCGGCGGTGGAGCCCCAAGGCCCCGACGCCGTCGCCGTCCCCGGCTCTCCCGCCATCGCCGAACTGTCGCCCCGCGCCCTGCACGCGCGCCTTCTGGAAAATGCGGCCCTGCGCCGGATGCGCGGACTGGAGCGCCGCCGCGAGCTTCGTCTGGACGACGCCGATTACTGGCTGCACGCCGCGCCCCTGGCCGTGCGAAAAGCCAGCGCCCTGCGCGAAGCCGAGAGCTTTTCGCCGCTGCCTTGAACGTCCAGAAGATCGTAACCCTGGCCTTGCGCCCGAGATAACGACCACAGGAAATTTTTAGCGCAGTTCAGGCGTGCGTCGCCGCAGCGACGCCTTCAGCTTGGCCCACTTCTGACTCTCCGACTTGGGCCGCACCCGCTTGCGATGCTCCAGCCCCCCGCCCCAGCGGGCGTGGACCGGCGCGTCCAGATGCGGATGGCGGTCGTGCTGGTGGACGATGGGGCTGGCCGTCCCGTCCGGATTGACGGCCCGGCCGTCCACGAACGACAGCCGGTCGCCCGGCGTCAGACCCAGGGTGGCGACCCGGCCGTAGTTGGGCTGGATCGTCGCCGCGATCAGTCCCTGGTGGACGGCCAGGTTGAAGCCCGCCTGGTCCGCCCCGAAGGCGCCGCCGATCTCGGACCGGGGCGCGGCGGCCAGCGACAAGATCAGCCGCGACAGGCGCGCCGCCTCCGCGCGGGGCCCGATCAGCGTCCCCACGCACAGGCAGGGCTTGTCGGCCATCCGGTCCGCCTGGGCCTGGCCGAACAGGGCGCGAAGATGTTTCATGTTGAAGGCGTGATCGGCCAGCGGCCCCTCGGCCTCCACGAAGGCTTCCAGTCCGGTCGGCGCGGGCGCGAACGGCGGGGCCTGAAAGATCACGTCGCGCACGTCGCAGGCCAGGGCCGCGCCGGGACGGTCCCCCAACAGGCCGGCGAAGGCGACGAACCGCTGCATCACCGGATGAGGCGCCCAGCCGCGCCAGACCGGCGCATCCACGGCGGTGATGCGATTCCGGCTCAGAAAGGCCCGCAACTCCGGCGCATCGTCGACCACCAGGGCGACCGGCCCGTCGAACACGGCCCGCAAGGACAGAACGAAGGGCGCGATGTCGGCGGCGTCGTATCCGGTGGCGTAGCCGACTACCACGTCCCCATCCGGCAGGGATTCGAACCTCTCCGCCTCCGAAAAAGCCTGAGCCAGCCAGTCCAGATAGGCCGACCGCGACGCCCCGTGTTTCATGGCCTCAGCGTGCGTCCATCAGATCGGCGAACCGGTCAAACAGATACAGGCTGTCGGTCGGTCCGGGCGAGGCCTCGGGGTGGTGCTGGACGCTGAAGATGGGGCGCCCCTCGACCGCGATGCCGCAGTTGGTGCCGTCGAACAGGCTGACGTGGGTTTCGGTCACGGCGTCGGGCAGGCTGTCGCGATCGACGGTGAAGCCGTGGTTCATCGACACGATCTCGACCTTGCCGGTGGTCAGGTCCTTGACCGGATGGTTGGCGCCGTGGTGGCCCTGATCCATCTTCACCGTCCTGGCGCCCAGGGCCAGGGCCAGCATCTGGTGGCCCAGGCAGATGCCCATCAGCGGCTTGCCGCTGGCGACCAGCTTCTGGATTTCGGGCACGGCGTATTCGCCGGTCGCGGCCGGATCGCCCGGCCCGTTCGACAGCACCACGCCGTCGGGATTGCGGGCCAGAACCTCTTCCGCCGTGGTCGTGGCGGGCACCACGGTGATCTTGGCGCCGGTGGAGGCCAGGGCGCGCAGGATGTTGCGCTTCACCCCATAGTCGACGACCACGACCGACTTGCGGCCCTCGGTCTTCGGATGACCCTCAGGCCATTCCCACAGCCCCTCGTCCCAGTCGAACGCCTGCAGCGTCGAGGCGGGCTTGGCCAGGTCCAGGCCGACCAGGCCGGTCCATCCCTTGGCCTGGGCGACCAGGGCGTCCAGGTCGAAGTTTCCGTCCGGGTCGTGGGCGATGACGGCGTGGGGCGCGCCCTTGTCGCGGATGATCTTGGTCAGGGCGCGGGTGTCCACGCCCGCCAGGCCGACCACGCCGCGCCGCTTCATCCAGTCGTCGAAACTGGCGTCCGAACGGTAGTTGGCCGGATCGGTCGGCAGGTCGCGGAAGATCGCGCCCATTGCTGAGCGGGGGGGCGCCGAGGTGTCCGACCCGCCGCCCATCTGTTCGATGTCTTCGACGTTCGTGCCCGCATTGCCGACGTGGGGAAAGGTGAAGGCCAGGATCTGGCTCATATAGGACGGATCGGTCAGGATTTCCTGATAGCCGGTCATGGCGGTGTTGAAGACCACCTCGCCCAGGGCCGACCCCACGGCGCCGACGCCGAGTCCTTGGAGGATCGTGCCGTCGGCCAGCGCCAGAACGCCCGTCGCGCCCGGAAGAATCGTCGTCGTCATGGGCGGGCTCCTAAACTCGAATCCGGCCCGAAAGACGGCCGAAGGCAAACGGCGGCGTCGTTAAGCCCTGCGGCCCGCCCCGTCAACGCAAGGTTCAGCGCCCGTCGCTGATCGAGGGCGGCCCAACCAGGCGGAAGGTCGCCGGGACCCCGCCCTGGGCATGGGGCGCCAACCAGACATCGAACAGGCCCGGCTCGATCCGATAGGTCTCGTCCGCCCCGATGAAGCCCAGTTGACGGGCGTTCAGGGTGAAGCGCACCTTCTGGCTCTCGCCCGGTTTCAGGGTCACGCGCTTGAAGTCCTTCAGCAGCCGTCCCGGCTGGGTCAGACTGGCGACCCGGTCGTGGATGTAGAGCTGCACCAACTCCTCCGCCGTGTGTGGCCCCGCGTTGGTCACGGTCACGGCCAGATCCAGCGTCCCGGCCCAATCCAGGACGTCGCGCTCCATCTCGATCGGACCATAGGTCACGGCGCCATAGCCGAGGCCGAAGCCGAACGGATAAAGGGCCGTATTGGTCGTCTCGCGGTAACGGGCCTTGTATTCCTCGCTCGCCAGATCGGGATTGGCGGGCCGACCCGTCGTCTTGCGGTCGTAGGAATAGGGCTGCTGGCCCGACCTGTGCGGGAAGCTGATCGGCAGACGACCAGACGGGCCGTGGTCGCCGAAGACGACGTCCGCCACCGCATGGCCCATCTGCTCGCCCAGGAACCAGGTGACGACGATGGCCTGGGCGTTCTTGACGTTGCCCTCCAGCGCCAGGGCCCGGCCGTTGCGCAACAGGACGACCATCGGCTTGTTCAGGGCCGCCATGGCGTCGACCAGGGCCATCTGCGGCGCGGGCACGACGATCTCGGTGCGCGACTGGGCCTCGCCCGACATATTGGTCGCCTCGCCGATGGCCAGGACGATGACCTCGGCGTCGCGGGCGGCGGCGATGGCCTGTTCGATCCCGCCGGCCAAGGGCGTCTCCACCCCCGAGCCCCGCGCGACGGTCAGGTTCTGCGGATCGCGCATGGCCGCGCGGAAGCCGGTCTCCAGCGAGACCCGCCGCTCGGGCGCGCCCCAGATGGTCCACGGCCCCCACACATTGTCCACATCGTCGGCGAAGGGGCCGACCAGGGCGATCTTCTGGGTCTTCTTCAGCGGCAGAAGGCCGCCCTGGTTCTTCAACAGGACCACCGACTTGCGGCCCGCCTCGCGCGACAGTTCGATGTGTTCGCGCGATCCGACCACCGCCTTCTCGCGCGCCGCGTCCATGCCGCGATAGGGATCGTCGAACAGACCCAGGGCCGCCTTGACGTGCAGGACGCGACGCACCGCCTCGTCCAGACGCGCCATCGACACCTCGCCCGAGGCCACCAGGCCCGGCAGATGCTCCATATAGAGGCCCGACACCATAGACACGTCCACACCGGCGTTGAAGGCCAGGCGCGTCGCGTCGCGGGCGTCCTCGGCGAAGCCGTGGGCGATCAGCTCCTGTTCGGAGGTGTAGTCGGAGACCACGAAGCCCTCGAAGCCCCATTCGCCGCGCAGGATGTCGGTCAGCAGCTTGCGGCTGCCTGAGGCCGGAACCCCGTTGACGTCGTTGAAGGCGCTCATGATCGACAGGCAGCCCGCGTCCACCGCCGCCTTGAACGGCGGCAGGAAAACCCCGCGCAGGGTCTGCTCGCTCATGTCGGTGGTGTTGTACTCGACCCCGCCGATGGCGGCGGAGTAGCCGGCCATGTGTTTGGCGGTGGCCAGGACGGCGTCGCGGTCGGCCAGGCCCTTTTCCCCCTGGAAGCCGCGCACGCGGGCGGCGGCCAACAGGTTGTTCAGCAGAACGTCCTCGCCCGCCCCCTCGACATTGCGGCCCCAGCGCTGGTCGCGCGCCACGTCCACCATCGGGGCATAGGTCTGGTGCACGGCCGAAGCCGCCGTCTCCACCGCCGCCGCCCGCGCGGTGCGATAGGCCAGATCGGTATCGAAAGCCGCCGCCTCGGCCAGAGGCACGGGGAAGATGGTCGACAGGCCGTGAATCACGTCGGCGGCGAACAGCAGCGGAATCTTCAGCCGCGTTTCCTCGACCGCCACCTGCTGGATGCGGCGGCCCGCCTCGGCGCCGATGCCGTTGAACAGGCTGCCGACCTTGCCCGCGCGGATCAGGGCGGTGACGCGCGCCGGGTCGCCGGTGCCGTCCAGCGGGTTCACCGCCGTCGGCATCCAGCGGAAGGGATCGGCCAGCAGGTTCAACTGCCCCGCCTTCTCCTCCACGGTCATGGCCGCGATCAGATCCTCGATCCTCTGGCGGTGACGTCCAACGGTGCGGGCGATTTCAGCGGAAGCAGGCATGGGAAAGACTCCGGCGCCCATCAGGGTCAGAAGACCCAGGCCAGACAGGAAATTTCTACGAGTGGCCGCGGTCTTGAGGGGTCTCGTCTTTGTCATGGCGCTCCGAGGGTCCCTGGCGAGGCGGAATCTTGGCCTAACCCCCCGGACCCGCCCGGTTCAACCCCTGGCGCCGATGTAAATGATGTAACAGCCGAACGCCGGTCGACCGAAGCGCCGTCCGGCCGTCATCGGCGCGGCGGCACGGAATTGCGCGCCGGTCGACGGATTCCGCCCTCTCGGCAAGAGACAAGCGCAAACGGTGGCGTTACAGAAACCGCCATGCTGGAGACCGCCGCCCTCAATACGCCGGACGCCGCCGCCGCCCTGGCCGGCGCGCGCCGGGTCGTGGTCAAGATCGGTTCGTCCCTGCTGGTCGACGCCGCGACCCGGCGCCCCACGCGCGACTGGTTGGCGGCCATGGCCCAGGACCTGGCGACCCTTAAGGCCGGGGGGCGGGAGGTGATCGTGGTGTCCTCGGGCTCCATCGCCCTGGGGCGGGGCCGGCTGCCGGACCTCGGCGCGCGGCTGGAGGACAAGCAGGCGGCGGCCTCGGTGGGACAGTCCCTGTTGATGGCGGCCTGGTCGGCGGCGTTCGAACCGCACGGCCTGGTCGTCGGCCAGGTGCTGCTGACCCGCGACGACACCGAACGCCGCCGCCGCTGGCTGAACGGCCGCGCCACGGTCGAGGCCCTTCTGGCCCACGGCGTCGTGCCGGTGGTCAATGAGAACGACACCGTCGCCACCGAGGAAATCCGCTATGGCGACAACGACCGGCTGGCGGCCCGCACGGCCCAGCTGGCGCGAGCCGATCTGCTGATCCTGCTGTCGGACGTGGACGGCCTCTACACCGCCGATCCGCGCCGCGACCCCGGCGCCGCCCATCTGGCCCGCATCGACGCCCTGACGCCCGAGGTCCTGGCCATGGGCGGAGGCGCCAACGCCGAGGCCGGGGTGGGCACGGGCGGCATGGCCACAAAGCTGGCGGCGGCCCAGATCGCGCGCTCGGCCGGCTGCGCCACCCTGATCGCCTCGGGCCAGCCCCTGTCGCCTCTGACCGCCATCCGCGACGGCGCGCGCGCCACCCTGATCACCGCTCCCGACGGGCCGATGGCGGCCTACAAGCAATGGATCGCCGGCAGCCTGTCGCCGGCCGGAACCCTGACCCCTGGACGCCGGGGCGGTTCAGGCGCTGAAGGCGGGCAAGAGCCTGCTGCCCGCCGGGGTCACGGCCGTCGCCGGTGCCTTCGAAAAAGGCGACAGCGTGCGCCTGGCCGATCCTGAAGGCCGCCAGATCGGGGTCGGTCTGGCCGCCTACGCCGCCGAGGAGGCCGCGTGCATCCGGGGCCGCCGCTCGGACGAGATAGAGGCCGTGCTGGGCTATCGCGGAGCGGCCGTCCTGATCCACCGCGACGACCTGGTGCTGAACGACCGATGACCCAACTGACCGAACAGATGATGGACCGGGGCCGCCGCGCCCGCGCCGCCGCCCAGGGCCTGCGCGACGCCCCCCCCGCCGCCCGCACCCGCGCCCTGGAGGCCCTGGCCGAAAAGCTGACTGTCGCCGAGCCCGACCTCCTGGCCGCCAACGCCCGCGACGTGGCCGCCGCGCGCCAGGGCGGCATGGCCGAGGCCCAGATCGACCGGCTGCTGCTGACGCCCGCGCGCGTCGCCGGCATGGCGCAGGCGGTGGCGACCATCGCCGCCGTGCCCGATCCCCTGGGCGTCGAGACCGAACGCTGGACCCCCGCCAACGGTCTGGACATCGCCCGCGTCCGCACCCCCATCGGCGTGCTGGGCGTCATCTACGAAAGCCGGCCCAACGTCACCGCCGACGCCGCCGCCCTGTGCATCCGCTCGGGCAATGCGGCCATCCTGCGCTGTGGGTCGGACTGTCTACAGTCGTCCCTGGCCATCGCCGCTCTGATCGCCGACGCCCTGGCCGAGGCGGGTCTCCCGGCCGATGCGGTGCAACTGGTCGACACGCCCGACCGCGCGGCCGTGGGCCTGATGCTGTCCGGCCTGGACGGCGCCATCGACGTCATCATTCCGCGCGGCGGCAAGAGCCTGGTCGCCCGTGTCCAGGCCGAGGCGAAGACGGCGGTGCTCAGCCATCTGGAGGGACTGAACCACACCTATCTGCACCGATCCGCCGATCTGGAGACCGCCCGCGCCGTGGTGCTGAACGCCAAGATGCGCCGCGTGTCGGTCTGCGGCGCGACCGAGACCCTGTTGGTGGACCGGGCGGCGGCCCCGCAACTTCTGCCGCCCGTCGCCGCCGACCTGATCGCCGCCGGCTGCGAACTGCGCGGCGACGAAGCGGCCTGCGTCCTGGTTCCCGCCATGACGCCCGCGACCGAAGCCGACTGGACCACCGAATATCTGGCGCCCATCCTGTCGGTGCGGGTCGTGGACGATCTGGACGCGGCCGCCGACCACATCGCCCGCTACGGCTCGGGCCACACCGAGGCCATCATCGCCACAGACGCTCAGGCCGCCGAACGGTTCGCGGCCCAGGTGGACAGCGCCATCGTCCTGATCAACGCCTCGACCCAGTTCGCCGACGGCGGCGAGTTCGGCTTCGGCGGCGAAATCGGCATCTCCACCAACCGTCTGCACGCACGCGGCCCGGTCGGCGCGGAACAACTGACCACCTACAAATACGTCGTACGGGGACAAGGGCAGGTCAGGCCCTGAAGCCCGGCTTGCCGCCGGTAAGGAAATTCCTTACCTTGGTCGGATGATCAAAAGCCGCCTGACATCCAAGTCCCAGACGACCATCCCCCAAGCTGTGCGCGCCGCGCTCAGTCTGCGGGACGGCGACGAACTTCAATATGATCTGGACGGCGACAGGGTGATACTGAGCAAGGCCCGTCGGGCGCCGGCGGAAGATCCGTTTGCGGCGTTCGATGAATGGGACGGCGACGCGGACCGCAAGGCTTATGCCGGACTTTGAGCGCGGCGACGTCGTTCGCGTGCCTTTCCCCTATACCGACCGCAGCACCCGCCAGCATCGCCCCGCCTTGGTCGTTTCCGACGGGCCGCTGGGCGACGGCGAGCGGCTGTTGTGGTTCGTGATGATCACCAGCGCCAAAAACCGGCCATGGGCGGACGATGTGCCGTTGGGCGACCGCTATGCCGAAGCCGGCCTGCCCGCGCCCTCCGTCATCCGTCCCGCCAAGATCGCCACGATCGACACAGCTGTGGCCACGCGCCTGGGCCGCATCGACGACGAGCGGCTGGCGCGAACGATGGCTGTCATCCGCGCCAACCTCTGAAGTCCACGCTCTCCGGCCTCAAGCAGCGCGAAGCACGATAGCCCCCCCAGGGAAGCCTATGCCCCGCCCTTGGGCAGGGCATAGGCGATGACGTAATCGCCCTCCGGCGTCTCCATGAAGTGGTGGCCCGCCGCCACGATCACCAGATACTGGCGGCCGTTCTGCTCATAGATCATCGGATTGGCCTGGCCGCCGGCGGGCAGGACGTCGGACCAGACGGTCTTGCCCGTCTCGATGTCGATGGCGCGGATCAGATCGTCGGTCGCTGCGGCGATGAAGATCAAACCACCGGCCGTGACCACCGCGCCGCCGTTGTTCGGGGTGCCGATCTCCAGCGGCAGCATGGAGGGGATGGCGAACGGCCCGTTCTTGCGCGCCGTGCCGAACGGACGGTCCCACAGTGTCCGGCCGCTGACCACGTCGATGGCGCGGATGCCGCCATAGGGCGGTTCCTTGCACAGCAGGCCGGTGAAGGGCATCCGCCAGCCGGCGTTGACGTCGATCGCATAGGGCACGCCCATCTGCGGATCGCCGGCGCCCTCGGCCTTGGACAGATTGCCGCCCCGGTTGGCCAGCTCCTTCTCGCGGGCGATATAGCGGGGGTCGTCGCGCGGGAACCAGCCCAGCTTGTCGGCCTCGGCGCGGGGCACCAGCCGGTTGTAGTTGGGCATGTCGTTATAGTTGGCGACGATCACGCCGCGACGCGGATCAAGGGCGACGCTGCCCCAGTCCGAACCGCCATTGTAGCCGGGGTATTCGATGAAACGACGGCCGACGGTCGGTGGCGTGAACTGGCCCTGATAGGACGCCTTCTTGAACTGGATGCGGCAGATCATCTGGTCGATCGGCGACATTCCCCACATATCGGCTTCGCGCAGGTCGGGCTTGGCGAGAGTGTTGAACAGCGAATAGGGCTGGGTCGCCGCACGCTGGGCTGGTTCGACGCCGCCGCGTGGTGCGGGACGATCCTCGACGCCGTGGAGCGGCTGGCCCGTGCGACGGTCCAGCACGAAGATCTCGCCGCGCTTGGACGGCAGGATCACCGCCGGGGTGACGCCGCCCGCCGTCGGTAGATCGACCAGCGTCACCTGCGAGCCCAGGTCGTAGTCCCACACGTCGCGATGCACGGTCTGGTAATGCCAGCGCGGCTTGCCGGTCGTGACGTCCAGGGCGACCAGCGCGCTGGAATACTGGTTCTCCTGCGGCCGGCGCAGCGACGAATAGTAGTCGGCCGAAGAGTTGCCCATCGGCAGATAGACCAGGCCGAGCCCCTCGTCCGCCGTCGCCGTGGTCCACATGTTCGGGGTGCCGGGGGTGTAGGTCTGGCCCGCCGGCGGGGTCGTGGTGGTTTCGGGACGCATCATGTCCCACGCGAAGCGCAGTTGGCCCGTGACCGCGTCATAGCCCTGGATCACGCCCGAGGCGTTCCAGCGTTTCTGACCGTCCAGCACCTGATGGCCGGTCACGATGATCCCGCGCACTATGACGGGCGGCGAGGTGATCGACACCATCCCGGGATAGGGGTCGCCCATCCCTTCCTTGATGCTGACGGCCCCATTGGTCCCGAAGGCGGGGCAAGGAACGCCCGTCCGGGCGTCCACGGCGATGATGCGGCCGTCCAGCGTGCCTTCGATGATCCGCGTGGCGCAAGGCTGCGCCTGGTCGACGTTCGGCACGGCGTAATAGGTCACGCCCCGGCAGGCGGCCGTATAGGGGATCTGGTCGTCCGGCACCTTGGGTTCATAGGCCCATTTCTGCTGACCCGTGGCGGCGTCCAGGGCGAACATCTTGTTGCGCGCCGAGCAGAGATAGACGGTGTCGCCGATCTTCAGCGGCGTGGTCTCGGCGCCCCAGCGCTCGCCCGGCAAGTCGCCGGTGCGGAAGGTCCAGGCGCGCTGCAACTGACCGACATTGTCCTTGTTGATCTGGCTCAGCGGCGAATAGCGCTGGGCGGCGTCCGATCCGCCGTAGGCGGGCCAGTCCATCCCGGCCTTGATCAGGGCCGGATCGCCGAAGGGCCCGCGCTGGCCGGGCACGGGACTGTCGACGCCGGGCCTGTTGATCTGGCCGACCACCAGACCGAACGCCACCGTCAGCACCGCCAGGCCCAGGGCGGCGATCCCCGCCTTGCGACCGCCGCCCCGACCGGGACGCAGCACGGGCAGGGTCGCCAGAACCAGGAACATCAGCACCAGCGGCCCGACCAGGCGCGGGATCATCGCCCAGCCGTTCAGCCCCTTCTCCCACAGCGCCCAGACCAGGGTGAGCAGGAAGGTCGCGCCATAGATCCAGGCCCCGCGGATGTCGCGATAGACAAGGAAAAAGCCTGACGCGATCAGCGCCAGGCCCGCCAGAAGGTAATACCAGGAGCCGCCCAGCGCGGCGAGTTGAACCCCGCCCACGGTCAGAACCAGGCCGATCACGACCAAAAGCAGGCCGAGAAGCAGCGTCGCCCACCCTGCCAGTCCCACGGGTGTTGTCCATCGCGGCATGATCGCGCCTCTCCTGCTGATTGCAGGATCGGCAACGCTCCGCAGGGCGGCCGGTTCCTGATGTCGCAGGGCGGAACCAAACAGCGTTGCACTGCAACCGCCATGAACCAGCATCATTTGACGACGAAACGTCGGATATTGGACGATTTATTCTTTCTTTCGTGCTGATAATGGCTCGCGGCAATAATATTTGCCTATCAGGCTTCCTTTGCGGCATATGCGAGACATGCATAAGACCCTGAAGCAAGGCGGGACATTCGTTGTCGAACCCCGCCGCCTGTCCAAGGCCTCGGCCGAGCTGCGCGCGCGCGGTTTCGGAGAGATCACGATTCCGCCTTCGACCGAGACGGCCGAGAAACAGGCGTCGCGCTGCACCGACTGCGGCGTGCCGTTCTGCCAGAACGCCTGCCCGCTTCAGAACAACATTCCCGACTGGCTGCGCCTGTCGGCCGAGAACGAGGCGCGCGAGGCCTGGCGCGTGTCGTCCCTGACCTCGACCATGCCCGAAATCTGCGGCCGCATCTGCCCGCAGGATCGGCTGTGCGAGGGCGGCTGCACCCTGAACCAGTCCGGCTGGGACGCCGTCACCATCGGTTCGGTCGAGGCCTGGCTGGGCGATCAGGCGTGGGAAAAGGGCTGGGTCGAACCGATCCGTCCGCGCGCCGAACGCGGCGAGACCGTGGGGATCGTCGGCGCCGGCCCGGCCGGCCTGGCCGCCGCCGACCGTCTGCGTTCCGAGGGCTATCAGGTCACGATCTATGACCGGCACGACCGGGCGGGCGGCCTGCTGATCTACGGTATCCCGGGCTTCAAGCTGGAAAAGCACGTCGTGCAGCGCCGGGTGGATCGTTTAGCCGAGGGCGGCGTCCGGTT includes the following:
- the carA gene encoding glutamine-hydrolyzing carbamoyl-phosphate synthase small subunit, producing the protein MTTTILPGATGVLALADGTILQGLGVGAVGSALGEVVFNTAMTGYQEILTDPSYMSQILAFTFPHVGNAGTNVEDIEQMGGGSDTSAPPRSAMGAIFRDLPTDPANYRSDASFDDWMKRRGVVGLAGVDTRALTKIIRDKGAPHAVIAHDPDGNFDLDALVAQAKGWTGLVGLDLAKPASTLQAFDWDEGLWEWPEGHPKTEGRKSVVVVDYGVKRNILRALASTGAKITVVPATTTAEEVLARNPDGVVLSNGPGDPAATGEYAVPEIQKLVASGKPLMGICLGHQMLALALGARTVKMDQGHHGANHPVKDLTTGKVEIVSMNHGFTVDRDSLPDAVTETHVSLFDGTNCGIAVEGRPIFSVQHHPEASPGPTDSLYLFDRFADLMDAR
- the bglX gene encoding beta-glucosidase BglX — its product is MPASAEIARTVGRHRQRIEDLIAAMTVEEKAGQLNLLADPFRWMPTAVNPLDGTGDPARVTALIRAGKVGSLFNGIGAEAGRRIQQVAVEETRLKIPLLFAADVIHGLSTIFPVPLAEAAAFDTDLAYRTARAAAVETAASAVHQTYAPMVDVARDQRWGRNVEGAGEDVLLNNLLAAARVRGFQGEKGLADRDAVLATAKHMAGYSAAIGGVEYNTTDMSEQTLRGVFLPPFKAAVDAGCLSIMSAFNDVNGVPASGSRKLLTDILRGEWGFEGFVVSDYTSEQELIAHGFAEDARDATRLAFNAGVDVSMVSGLYMEHLPGLVASGEVSMARLDEAVRRVLHVKAALGLFDDPYRGMDAAREKAVVGSREHIELSREAGRKSVVLLKNQGGLLPLKKTQKIALVGPFADDVDNVWGPWTIWGAPERRVSLETGFRAAMRDPQNLTVARGSGVETPLAGGIEQAIAAARDAEVIVLAIGEATNMSGEAQSRTEIVVPAPQMALVDAMAALNKPMVVLLRNGRALALEGNVKNAQAIVVTWFLGEQMGHAVADVVFGDHGPSGRLPISFPHRSGQQPYSYDRKTTGRPANPDLASEEYKARYRETTNTALYPFGFGLGYGAVTYGPIEMERDVLDWAGTLDLAVTVTNAGPHTAEELVQLYIHDRVASLTQPGRLLKDFKRVTLKPGESQKVRFTLNARQLGFIGADETYRIEPGLFDVWLAPHAQGGVPATFRLVGPPSISDGR
- a CDS encoding glutamate-5-semialdehyde dehydrogenase, which encodes MTQLTEQMMDRGRRARAAAQGLRDAPPAARTRALEALAEKLTVAEPDLLAANARDVAAARQGGMAEAQIDRLLLTPARVAGMAQAVATIAAVPDPLGVETERWTPANGLDIARVRTPIGVLGVIYESRPNVTADAAALCIRSGNAAILRCGSDCLQSSLAIAALIADALAEAGLPADAVQLVDTPDRAAVGLMLSGLDGAIDVIIPRGGKSLVARVQAEAKTAVLSHLEGLNHTYLHRSADLETARAVVLNAKMRRVSVCGATETLLVDRAAAPQLLPPVAADLIAAGCELRGDEAACVLVPAMTPATEADWTTEYLAPILSVRVVDDLDAAADHIARYGSGHTEAIIATDAQAAERFAAQVDSAIVLINASTQFADGGEFGFGGEIGISTNRLHARGPVGAEQLTTYKYVVRGQGQVRP
- a CDS encoding AbrB/MazE/SpoVT family DNA-binding domain-containing protein yields the protein MIKSRLTSKSQTTIPQAVRAALSLRDGDELQYDLDGDRVILSKARRAPAEDPFAAFDEWDGDADRKAYAGL
- a CDS encoding type II toxin-antitoxin system PemK/MazF family toxin, translating into MPDFERGDVVRVPFPYTDRSTRQHRPALVVSDGPLGDGERLLWFVMITSAKNRPWADDVPLGDRYAEAGLPAPSVIRPAKIATIDTAVATRLGRIDDERLARTMAVIRANL
- a CDS encoding membrane-bound PQQ-dependent dehydrogenase, glucose/quinate/shikimate family → MGLAGWATLLLGLLLVVIGLVLTVGGVQLAALGGSWYYLLAGLALIASGFFLVYRDIRGAWIYGATFLLTLVWALWEKGLNGWAMIPRLVGPLVLMFLVLATLPVLRPGRGGGRKAGIAALGLAVLTVAFGLVVGQINRPGVDSPVPGQRGPFGDPALIKAGMDWPAYGGSDAAQRYSPLSQINKDNVGQLQRAWTFRTGDLPGERWGAETTPLKIGDTVYLCSARNKMFALDAATGQQKWAYEPKVPDDQIPYTAACRGVTYYAVPNVDQAQPCATRIIEGTLDGRIIAVDARTGVPCPAFGTNGAVSIKEGMGDPYPGMVSITSPPVIVRGIIVTGHQVLDGQKRWNASGVIQGYDAVTGQLRFAWDMMRPETTTTPPAGQTYTPGTPNMWTTATADEGLGLVYLPMGNSSADYYSSLRRPQENQYSSALVALDVTTGKPRWHYQTVHRDVWDYDLGSQVTLVDLPTAGGVTPAVILPSKRGEIFVLDRRTGQPLHGVEDRPAPRGGVEPAQRAATQPYSLFNTLAKPDLREADMWGMSPIDQMICRIQFKKASYQGQFTPPTVGRRFIEYPGYNGGSDWGSVALDPRRGVIVANYNDMPNYNRLVPRAEADKLGWFPRDDPRYIAREKELANRGGNLSKAEGAGDPQMGVPYAIDVNAGWRMPFTGLLCKEPPYGGIRAIDVVSGRTLWDRPFGTARKNGPFAIPSMLPLEIGTPNNGGAVVTAGGLIFIAAATDDLIRAIDIETGKTVWSDVLPAGGQANPMIYEQNGRQYLVIVAAGHHFMETPEGDYVIAYALPKGGA